In Candidatus Neomarinimicrobiota bacterium, the genomic stretch GGTAAATCTACCTCTGTTCCTGCTCGAAGGTGTGGCAATTTTGGGTGAAGTGTTTGCCCTATTGATTGTCCTCATGAAATAATAGAAACCGGAACCATTTATGGATAATCCATTAGTTCAGCTTGATCCGGGTCTGTTTATTTGGACCATCCTGACTTTTCTGATGCTTTTTGGTATTTTGGCAAAATTTGCCTGGAAGCCATTACTGCAATATCTTGAAGAAAGGGAAGGAACCATCCGCAAATCACTGGATGATGCCGAAAAAGCAAAAGAAGAACTCGAAAGGCTAACATCGGAAGGAGACGCGATTGTTGCTAAGGCAAGATCCGAAGCGCAATCGATCATCGCCGAAGGGAAGAACGCCGCTCAAAACATCAAAGATGAAACCATCCGAGATGCTAAAGAGCAGGCTTCCAAACTGCTGAGTAAGGCAGAGGAGAATATTCGCACAGAAAAGGACAAAGCGATCAGCGAAATCAAAAATGAAGTTGCTGACCTTTCCATTTCTGTAGCTGAAAAGCTAATCAGAAAAAATCTCAGCGCCGAAGAAAACCGCACGCTGATTGATGAATCCCTGAAGGAAGTCAAACAGTTCAATGCGTAATACAAAAGGACGATTCATGGCAAGAAGTCTATTGGCTGTCGCCAAACAAGTGGATGCCGTAGAAAATGTATTACATTCATTGAATTGGATGGAATCTTTGCTCAAAACAGATGCCAGATTTCGAGCCTTCCTTCAGTCTAAAAAGATTGATTCTGATCAAAAGAAAGAAGTCATTCGAAATAGTTTATCCGGACAATGTCACGAAATTGTTATTGAATTTCTTGTAATCACTGTTGAAAACCGTACACTGCAAACAATCAGAGACGTATGCATTGCTTATCAAAACTTGGCAAAAGAAGAACTCGGCATTGTATCCGTCCGCGCTGAAGTCGCAGAAGCCGTGAACGAATCTGAAACGGTTTTGCTGAAATCACGGTTGGATACAATCTTAGGAAAAAATTCAGATCTTACGATTGACGTAAACCCGGACTTGATTGGTGGAATAAAACTTCGCGTAGAAAACACATATTTAGACGCTTCACTTCAGCAGCAGTTGAAGAGAATGCGGGACACAATTGTAACATCCTAATACAAAAGGGAACCCATGGAAATTAAAACAGACAGTATAGCAGAATTGCTGAAAGAACAAATTTCACAATTTGACGTCTCATTTGATGTGGCGGAAGTAGGAGAAGTCATCGAAATTGGCGATGGCGTTGCCCGTGTGAGCGGTTTAGAAAATGTGATGAGTTCAGAACTTGTAGAATTGCCGAACGATGTGTATGGTATGGCTCTCAATCTGGAAAATGACAATGTTGGGCTTGTGCTATTTGGCGATAGCCACCTCGTAAAAGAGGGTGACCTTGCAAAACGAACCGGTCAGGTAGTGGAGGTTCCGGTGGGTGATGCCATGCTGGGACGAGTTGTAAATCCGCTTGGTCAAGCCATTGATGGGAAAGCTGCCATTGAATCTGAGCATTCATTTCCGATTGAAAGGAAAGCGCTTGGCGTTATGGCACGGTCTCCGGTGAATGAACCGCTTCAAACTGGCATCAAAGCGATTGATAGTATGATTCCCATCGGTCGTGGACAGCGAGAATTAATTATCGGTGACCGGCAGACAGGGAAAACAGCAATTGCGATTGATGCAATTATTAATCAGAAATCCACGCATAAAACAGATAAACCGGTGTATTGCATTTATGTTGCGATCGGTCAGAAAGCATCAACTGTGGCATCTATTGTAAATGAGCTTGAAGCGAATGGTGCCATGGAATACACCACGGTTGTGGCGGCAAATGCTTCTGATCCTGCTCCAACGCAATATATCGCCCCCTATTCTGGATGCGCCATGGGAGAATATTATAGAGATAATGGAAAACATGCGCTCATCATATATGATGATTTGTCCAAGCAGGCCGTGGCTTATCGCCAAATGTCGTTGGTGCTCCGCCGTCCACCGGGACGTGAAGCATTCCCGGGCGATGTGTTTTATTTACATAGCCGTCTTTTAGAACGTGCTTCAAAATTAAATGAATCGCTTGGTGGCGGTTCGCTAACTGCGCTTCCCATTATCGAAACGCAGGAAGGTGATGTTGCGGCGTATATCCCAACCAACGTGATTTCGATTACAGATGGCCAAATTTATTTGGAAACAAATCTATTTAATTCCGGAATCCGCCCTGCGATTGATGTGGGTCTTTCGGTATCCCGTGTTGGTGGAAACGCACAGATTAAAGCTATGAAAAGTATTGCCGGAACCTTGAGGTTGGATCTTGCCCAGTACCGTGAATTAGAAGCATTTACAAAATTTGGCTCGGATCTTGATAAGGGAACGCTGGCACAACTGACCCGCGGTGAACGCATGGTAGAAATTCTAAAACAAAATCAATATGTACCGATGATTGTTGAAAATCAAATCGCTATTATTTTCGCTGGGACCAAAGGGCATTTGGATAGTTTGGATATTTCACAAGTTGCTGACTTTGAAAAAGGATTGTTGGATTATCTTGAAGCAAATGCTTCGGATGTTATAAGTGCAATTAATTCTGAAGGTATTATCAGCGAAGAAACCGCCGAAAAACTTGAAAAATCCATCGCAGATTTCAAACAAGGGTTTACTGCTTAATACATGGCAAATCTGAAGGATATTCGGGATCGAATTAAATCGGTCAAGAGCATTCAAAAAGTGACCAAAGCAATGAAGATGGTTGCTGCCGCCAAGATGCGCCGTGCACAAGAACGCATGGAACAGGCCCGCCCGTACAGCCGTCGTCTGAAAGAAGTTATTCATCATCTTCTTCCTGAAGTAGATCGGGATTTACTTCCACTACTTGACGTGCGGAAAGTCAAACGCGTTGCGTATGTTGTTGTCACATCAGACCGCGGATTTGCCGGTGCGTTTAATACAAATATCCTGAAAACGGCACAAGCGGAAATTGATGAAATCGGGAAAGAAAAGGTGGACATTTTTTGCATCGGAAAAAAAGCACGTGATCATTTTAAACGACGGGAATACACTATTATTGAAAGTCATCTAGATTTTTGGAATGAATTATCATTTTCTGATGCGATCAAAATTGGCGATGGAATTATCAACCATTTTACATCGGAGAAAGTGGATGAAATCCATGTTGTGTATGATATCTTTGTAAATGTGGCAACGCAGGAAACCATTTCAGAATTACTCCTTCCGCTGGGTTTTGATGGATCGGAAACCACATCGGAAGATCGATTGTATGAGCCTTCGAAAGATGTGCTGGTTACATCTCTTGTGCCTCGCCATTTAAATGTGCAGATGTGGAAATATCTTCTCGAATCTTATGCAAGTGAACAAGCAGCACGGATGCTTGCTATGGAAAATGCCACCACGAACGCGGAAGATATGATTAAAAACTTAACATTGGAATTCAACAAAGCCCGGCAGGCTTCTATCACAACGGAAATGCTCGAAATTGTGAGCGGTGCCGAAGCGCTGTCCGGATAAATAAGTAAGGAAATGATTATGTCAATGAATGGAAAAATTTCACAAGTAATGGGCGCAGTGGTTGATGTCGTGTTTGAAGATGGATATCTTCCAGAAATCTATAATGCGCTTAATGTGGATCGTGGAGACGAGGGAACATTGGTCTTGGAAGTTGCTCAGCATTTGGGTGATTCCGTTGTCCGAACCGTTGCGATGGATTCTACGGATGGATTGGTTCGTGGTAAAGAAGTGACGAACACGGGAGGTCCAATCACTGTGCCGGTTGGTCCTGAAACTTTAGGCAGACTTTTTGATGTTCTGGGAAACACCATTGATCAAAAAGAAGCATTTGAAGCGAAACAAAGAAATCCTATTCATCGCGCATCTCCAAAGCATGAAGATCTTACCACATCTTCGGAAATTCTTGTTACAGGAATTAAAGTGGTGGATTTGATGGAACCTTATACAAAAGGTGGAAAAACAGGACTGTTTGGTGGTGCAGGAGTTGGAAAAACTGTTTTAATTCAGGAACTCATTCGGAACATTGCTACTGAACATGGTGGCTATTCTGTATTTGCTGGTGTCGGGGAGCGGACTCGCGAAGGAAATGATTTATATAATGAAATGACTGAATCAGGCGTAATCAAAAAAACCACAATGGTTTTTGGGCAGATGAATGAACCGCCAGGTGCTCGTCTTCGAGTTGCTCTGAGTGGACTAGCTATGGCAGAATATTTCCGCGATGATGAAGGCAGGGACGTACTTCTCTTTATTGATAATATCTTCCGGTTTACACAAGCAGGTTCCGAAGTATCTGCACTGTTAGGACGCATGCCTTCTGCTGTTGGATATCAACCCACGCTTTCAACGGAAATGGGTGATCTTCAGGAACGAATTACTTCAACTAAAAAAGGGTCTATCACTTCTGTGCAGGCAGTGTATGTACCGGCCGATGATTTAACCGATCCGGCGCCTGCAACAGCATTTGCGCATTTGGATGCAACATCGGTGCTTGAGCGAAAAATTGCCGAACTTGGAATTTATCCTGCCGTGGATCCGCTGGCTTCTACATCCAGGATTTTAGATCCACGCGTCATCGGCGACCACCATTATCAAGTGGCGAGAAATGTGCAATCTGTATTGCAGAAGTATAAAGATTTGCAGGATATTATTGCCATTCTTGGAATGGATGAACTTTCTGATGATGATAAACTGGTAGTAGCACGTGCGCGGAAAATGCAGAAATTTATGAGCCAGCCGTTTTATGTGGCGGAACAGTTTACTGGAAAAGAAGGGCGCTATGTTTCGCTCGAAGATTCGGTGGCAGGGTTTGAAGCAATTCTCAATGGCGAAGTGGACGAGTTAAATGAAAATGCATTTTCTTATGTTGGGACCCTGGATGAAGCAATTGAAAATGGAAAAAAAC encodes the following:
- the atpF gene encoding F0F1 ATP synthase subunit B, whose amino-acid sequence is MDNPLVQLDPGLFIWTILTFLMLFGILAKFAWKPLLQYLEEREGTIRKSLDDAEKAKEELERLTSEGDAIVAKARSEAQSIIAEGKNAAQNIKDETIRDAKEQASKLLSKAEENIRTEKDKAISEIKNEVADLSISVAEKLIRKNLSAEENRTLIDESLKEVKQFNA
- the atpH gene encoding ATP synthase F1 subunit delta translates to MRNTKGRFMARSLLAVAKQVDAVENVLHSLNWMESLLKTDARFRAFLQSKKIDSDQKKEVIRNSLSGQCHEIVIEFLVITVENRTLQTIRDVCIAYQNLAKEELGIVSVRAEVAEAVNESETVLLKSRLDTILGKNSDLTIDVNPDLIGGIKLRVENTYLDASLQQQLKRMRDTIVTS
- a CDS encoding F0F1 ATP synthase subunit alpha, whose protein sequence is MEIKTDSIAELLKEQISQFDVSFDVAEVGEVIEIGDGVARVSGLENVMSSELVELPNDVYGMALNLENDNVGLVLFGDSHLVKEGDLAKRTGQVVEVPVGDAMLGRVVNPLGQAIDGKAAIESEHSFPIERKALGVMARSPVNEPLQTGIKAIDSMIPIGRGQRELIIGDRQTGKTAIAIDAIINQKSTHKTDKPVYCIYVAIGQKASTVASIVNELEANGAMEYTTVVAANASDPAPTQYIAPYSGCAMGEYYRDNGKHALIIYDDLSKQAVAYRQMSLVLRRPPGREAFPGDVFYLHSRLLERASKLNESLGGGSLTALPIIETQEGDVAAYIPTNVISITDGQIYLETNLFNSGIRPAIDVGLSVSRVGGNAQIKAMKSIAGTLRLDLAQYRELEAFTKFGSDLDKGTLAQLTRGERMVEILKQNQYVPMIVENQIAIIFAGTKGHLDSLDISQVADFEKGLLDYLEANASDVISAINSEGIISEETAEKLEKSIADFKQGFTA
- the atpG gene encoding ATP synthase F1 subunit gamma translates to MANLKDIRDRIKSVKSIQKVTKAMKMVAAAKMRRAQERMEQARPYSRRLKEVIHHLLPEVDRDLLPLLDVRKVKRVAYVVVTSDRGFAGAFNTNILKTAQAEIDEIGKEKVDIFCIGKKARDHFKRREYTIIESHLDFWNELSFSDAIKIGDGIINHFTSEKVDEIHVVYDIFVNVATQETISELLLPLGFDGSETTSEDRLYEPSKDVLVTSLVPRHLNVQMWKYLLESYASEQAARMLAMENATTNAEDMIKNLTLEFNKARQASITTEMLEIVSGAEALSG
- the atpD gene encoding F0F1 ATP synthase subunit beta, yielding MSMNGKISQVMGAVVDVVFEDGYLPEIYNALNVDRGDEGTLVLEVAQHLGDSVVRTVAMDSTDGLVRGKEVTNTGGPITVPVGPETLGRLFDVLGNTIDQKEAFEAKQRNPIHRASPKHEDLTTSSEILVTGIKVVDLMEPYTKGGKTGLFGGAGVGKTVLIQELIRNIATEHGGYSVFAGVGERTREGNDLYNEMTESGVIKKTTMVFGQMNEPPGARLRVALSGLAMAEYFRDDEGRDVLLFIDNIFRFTQAGSEVSALLGRMPSAVGYQPTLSTEMGDLQERITSTKKGSITSVQAVYVPADDLTDPAPATAFAHLDATSVLERKIAELGIYPAVDPLASTSRILDPRVIGDHHYQVARNVQSVLQKYKDLQDIIAILGMDELSDDDKLVVARARKMQKFMSQPFYVAEQFTGKEGRYVSLEDSVAGFEAILNGEVDELNENAFSYVGTLDEAIENGKKQAA